From a region of the Triticum aestivum cultivar Chinese Spring chromosome 7D, IWGSC CS RefSeq v2.1, whole genome shotgun sequence genome:
- the LOC123170386 gene encoding cilia- and flagella-associated protein 251-like, with the protein EEEEEEEEEEEEEEEEEEEEEEEEEEEEEEEEEEEEEEEEEEEEEEEEEEEEEEEEEEEEEEEEEEEEEEEEEEEEEEEEEEEEEEEEEEEEEEEEEEEEEEEEEEEEEEEEEEEEEEEEEEEEEEEEEEEEEEEEEEEEEEEEEEEEEEEEEEEEEEEEEEEEEEEEEEEEEEEEEEEEEEEEEEEEEEEEEEEEEEE; encoded by the coding sequence gaagaagaagaagaagaagaagaagaagaagaagaagaagaagaagaagaagaagaagaagaagaagaagaagaagaagaagaagaagaagaagaagaagaagaagaagaagaagaagaagaagaagaagaagaagaagaagaagaagaagaagaagaagaagaagaagaagaagaagaagaagaagaagaagaagaagaagaagaagaagaagaagaagaagaagaagaagaagaagaagaagaagaagaagaagaagaagaagaagaagaagaagaagaagaagaagaagaagaagaagaagaagaagaagaagaagaagaagaagaagaagaagaagaagaagaagaagaagaagaagaagaagaagaagaagaagaagaagaagaagaagaagaagaagaagaagaagaagaagaagaagaagaagaagaagaagaagaagaagaagaagaagaagaagaagaagaagaagaagaagaagaagaagaagaagaagaagaagaagaagaagaagaagaagaagaagaagaagaagaagaagaagaagaagaagaagaagaagaagaagaagaagaagaagaagaagaagaagaa